Part of the Canis aureus isolate CA01 chromosome 3, VMU_Caureus_v.1.0, whole genome shotgun sequence genome, ACCATCCAGTGGGTCGTCCCAGTCTTTGCTGCCCTGTGGGTGCTGTAGAgacaccctcagcccagggtgggtTTAGAGTGGGGCAGGCTTGGCCACCAGAGGGGACACAGCCATCCTGCTGGCCCCGCCTGGCCAGGGAGCTAGGGGAGTGCAGATGGACCCCCCTACCCTTACAGATACAGGTTCATGCTTGCTCCCAGGCATATTTTGTCCCCAGGATGCAGGGCAGGTGCTGTCTGTTGGGCCATCCTGATGAGTACCATGGATGACTGTCTCTCAGTCCTGGGGGCTGGAATCTGAGATCAAGTGTGGGCAGGACTGCCTTCTCCTGGGGCCTCTGCTTGGTGGAGACGCTGCCTCCTTGTCCTCATGTGGCCTCCTCTGTGGGCTCTCCTGAGGTCTCCCAGAAGGATGAGCCCTATGGGATCAGGGCCCACCCTGCTGACCCCATCTGAACATCACCCCCACTCTAGAGGCACCATCTCCAAACAGCCACACTGGGGGTCAGGCCTTCAACATGTGACTCtgaggacacaattcagttccTAACACCTGCTGTGCTCAGGCACCTCAGCAGCGCACATGCACCACTACACCCCTGCACAAGCTCCCACACGCAGGGGCTCACCATGTGGGCCTCCTGCCATCCCAGTCCTTGACCACTGCCTCGGTCTGAGCTAGTTTCAGACGCTTGGGCCAGCGACCGTGCTCTGGAGTCTGGGACCAGTGAGCTGATGCCCAGTAGAGGGTCCACATGGTGAGGGGCCTGTCTCCTAACCCAGTGTGCTGCCTTGGTTTACCCGTGTGCTCTGTGCAGCCTTTTATGTGTGGGGAGGGGATGGCAGGAGCAGCCACCTGCTCCTCCCGAGGGGTTTGCCCTGCCCTGTACATGGAGAATGAGGGCCCAGAAGAAGCGGGGTTGTGCAGGGGCCCTTAGTGGCTCGGTTGTGCTGGGCAGAGGGGTCCAGTGTGGTGGTGGGTGCAGACTAGAGATGCTGGccctggcaggggctgggggctgcgagtcctcacttgggcctggttcTGTGTGCTGGCTGGTATGCTGTGCCTGCTGGCGGAGCCTGAGCTCAGTGGGTGTCGTCGGGGGGGATGAgggccctggggcccagggcgGGACGGGAGCCCCTAGCCTTGGTGGGGGCTGCCCAGACAAGCTGCCTTCCTGCCACCAGCCCAGGCCAGGGGTCGCCAGCCCTTCCTGGGTCTCCTTCCTTCtggtcccctcctcctcccaccctccccacccctcctccgcAGCCCTTATAGCCACATCCTCCAAGGAAAAACCCCAGACTCCTGTACTGCTGGCAGAGATGAGGATGTTCGTGGAGTCCCTGCGGCTCAGCGGTCCTCACTCAGCCCTCCTGCTCCTGGGGCTTGTGCTGGGTGCCGTAGCTGAGCACAACTGTTTCGGGAACACCTACCCCAAAGACGGCAAGTGCTGCAATGACTGCCCACCAGGTGAGTGGCCTGGCCACAGAATTGGGGAGCGGTGCTCATGGGGAGGATGGCATGGGGACCTGAAACATGGGGTTGGGGGTCATAGGGGTAGAGACACGGGGACAGAGGGCAGGGACACTCGACATGGGAGTGGGTGGAGACACAGGAATGGAGGATGGGGAGTGGGGGACTTGCTGATGGCGTCCTGGGACACAAGTGTCATGCGCTAGTGGACTTGGGCTGATGGACCGGGTGACCTGCCATGGGGCTTGGGACAGTGGGCCAGCcggaggctggggaggaggctgcCAGGaccggggccagggccagggccagggccagggccaggctgaGTCTGAGCAACGTCCCGCTGCAGGTTATGGAATGGAGAGCCGCTGCAGTAGGAGCCATGACACCAAATGTCATCAGTGTCCATCTGGCTTCTACAATGAGGCTACAAATTACGAACCCTGCAAGCCCTGCACTCAGTGCAATCAGAGTGAGTgccacccagccccagcccggatccctggccctctgccctgggggggggggctgggggccctgTCGCTCCACCCAGCACTTACATGGGGCCCCCCAACCATAGAAACAAGCCCCAAACCACAGCAGGGCCAGCTGCACCACAGAGGCCCGCTAGGAGTAACCCCTCCCACCAGGGGGGCTGACACCACTTGGGGTCAGGAAGGAGCACATGCCTGCCAGGTggccctcccccacacccctccaCCCAGGGTCCTGCCACAGGCctcagaggaggcaggaagggcgGCTGGAACAGCCATGAGGATGGGGAGACATCCCAGGAGCCTGTGGCCAGAAGGAGTGTGGCATCCAGAGACTGGGGATGGGGCCACTGGTCTGGGGGCCCACCTACCGCCCTGGGCGCCCCACCAACTGCTCCTGACACCTCCCAGGAAGTGGGAGTGAACCCAAGAGGAGATGCACACCCACGCAGGACACCATCTGCAGCTGTAAGCCAGGCACAGAGCCCCGGGACGGCTACAAGCGTGGAGTCGGTGAGCCCCACGGGGTGGGCAGCATGTGCATGAGAGGTTAGGCTCTGTGGGCCTGCAGGGGGGACCTGGAGGGGCCAGGGGGCTTCGGGGGCCCGAAGCCATTAAGGAGGCCTGTCTCCCACATTACATGCTATCACTTCCACTGCATGCCACCCCCACTGCCCTGTCAGACCAAGGTCCTTCCCTAGCAAATAGGTTATGCcaagaatggggtggggggaggcacctgggtCAGGGCCAGTGGGTGGActgtgggcagggaggagggtctGGCAGCCCTGGAGGGTGAGCGCCTAGCCTCACGTACCAGTCCCAGCAGCCATGGTGTCTGGGTCCCCGACGTGGCCATGGACGGGCTGAGATGGTCCTGCTGCCTTGTTGCAGACTGTGCCCCATGCCCACCCGGACACTTCTCCCCAGGGGATGACCAGGCCTGCAAGCCCTGGACCAAGTGAGTGACCTGCGGGCTGGCTGGTGGGGGTGCTACTGGTGCCTGTCCCCTCATGACCCCTGGCCCCACCCTGCTGTCTCCCTGCTTAGCCCTGCCAGCCCCCACCCACCAGCCTGGCAGCTGGGTTGGAGTGAGGAGGCTGTGAAACTCCCACTCATCCAGACCTAGGGCCTCCatgggcagaggcaggaagagaagagTCAGTGGTGGGTGGGTAGGAGGGGACGGGGTGGGGAACCCATGGAAAGGGGGACTGAGGGTGTGGTTCCCTGGGTGGGAGTCTGATGCTGCCTCAGCTGATCCCGTGTGGGTCTCCCATTACTCCCCACCTGTTCAGGTCCTGTCCTAGTTCTGGGCCTATCTGGTCAATCTGGGAGGAgtcggtggggtggggggtgggctctAGCTTGACCCACACCCCTGCCTTCCTCAGCTGTACCTTGATGGGAAGGCGTACAATGCAGCCGGCCAGCAAGAGCTCGGACGCTGTCTGTGAGGACAGGAGCCTCCCCGCCACACTGCCATGGGAGACCCAGAGCCCCCTGACCCGGCCCCCTACCCCTCAGCCCACTATGGCCTGGCCCAGGACCTCGCAGGGGCCCTTCACACCCCCTACGGAGCCCCCCAGGGGTAAGAGGGGGGTGGCTTCACCCCAGCAGCAACCTCTGCTGACTCAagagggaagggggtgaggaagggagggaagtgTTGGGAATGGCCTCTGCCCCCTTGCCCCCCTCAAGAGGCCACCCTGGGGTGGACACCCTCCTCCAGGGGCCCCATCCAGCAGGCCCCGCCTCCCCACAGGCCCCCAGCTGGCTGCTGTCCTGGGCTTGGGCCTAGGCTTGCTGGCCCCCGTGGCAGCCGCACTGGCCTTGCTCCTGCACCACAGAGCCTGGCGGCTGCCCCCCGGTGAGTATACACCGTGACCCCCGCCCAGACTGCCTCCCAAAAGGCTGAGACATTAacccacctgccacctcctgctctttcctcttccccaggTGGAAATAGCTTCCGGACCCCCATCCAAGAGGAGCATGCTGACGCCAACTCCACCCTGGCCAAGATCTGAGCAGCCAGTGCTCCCACCCCAGGCTGGGGGCCCAGAGGGTCTGCTGGATGTTGAGGGGCATTGTGGGTGCCCCCAGGCACTGGCCAGCACATCCTGTCACCTGGGTGCCCTGTCACCCCGCCACCCCAACCTGCGCCGTTTTAGGTGCTCCTGGGCTGGCATCCAGGGCTCTGCTACGTATGCTGTGCATACTCCCCGCCCAGGgtggtgccccccccccaataaatgaCATGGGCAAATGTGGGTCTCTGACTGGGCACGGGTGGGGAGGCGGCTGCACGCCCATGGTGGGAGAGCTGGGCTGTGCCCACTCTGGCAGAAGACGGATCTCCCACTGAGGCAGGGGTGTGGGGTAGGGGCTTACCCTTTCTCTGGGCATGTCCTGGCACCTGCAGTGTCCTGGGGGTGGCTAGACCACCCAGCCGCTTATTGGGTGGATCTAAGAACTGCTGCTCGGATACCCTGCACTTGGGTGAGAAGGCCCAGGGCACTAGGAAGCCCACTGATCTGGTTCTAGTGGGAGCAGGTAGGAGAGACCTGAGACCCCAGCCCCAAAGGGGACATTTGAGGGCAACCCTTCAGGTCTCTGTGTTCCCCCAGAGCACAGAGCTCAAGAGCCATTCCTTGTTTCTTGAGGCCTTTCAAACCTCAAGGCCTGCCAGACCTGTGAGTGTGTTGCAGATAGTAAGTGGCAAAAGTTGGGCATCACCACTTTGGGAAACTGAGCCTGTTTGGAGCACAGCAGCTTTCTGTGAGACATCAAGCAGGAAAATCCCGCTGCCCGTGGCTTGTCTTCCACAACCATGGCACCCCTCCTAATGGGTACCAGACCAGATTGTAGATGTCCTTTAAGGCAGAGGGGCTGCGGCCAGCGCTAAATGCTGGCCTTGACTCTGGCAGAGCCTCAGCCCTGGCCACCAGCCCTCCTTGTCTCTGGGGCCATCTGTCTCCTCAAGGTCGCCCCAGAGGCCTGTCCAACTTGTCTTCAAACCTCTGACCCCTCTGGTCCCCGCCTGAACATGCGGAGAGAGGACAGAGCTGTTCCATATCCCACTGACACTGGCTTCCCACAGTACTCTGGTGTGGGACTTGGCGGTGAACAGAAGAGTGGAAGCCGTGCCCTCAACACAGGCAGCAAACCCGCACCCTTGATGTGGGGGCAGTGGTGCCCAGGACAGCACCTGGGCGTGGGGAAGTGCAATGGGACCTGTGGAGGagtcagggtgggggcaggggagaggtcAGGTCCTGGGGCCCGGGGTTTCTTGCCCATACCCACCCCTGCCTGGCTGAGCCATCCCTGCCATAGGGTGGAAACATGGACAGTGTtgccttctctgtgtttcttcaCCAACCCTCAGCACACTGTCCAACCCCTTACCCCCTGCCCGGCTGCTGAAAACCCACAGACCCTCTCCACCTCAGCCCTGcctgacccccagcccccacctgatCCCCGTCCCCACCTGACCCCAGGCCTGGGTGTTGAGCTGTGATTTCACACAAGCTCCAGAAGCCCCCTCCGTGCCCCCACAGTCAGATCCCACCCCCTCTGGTTACTGAAGGACCTTCTGCTAACAAAACAGAAGTGACTCCTGTAAGCTGGGACAAGTGATGATGCAAACATGCGGTGAGCCGCTCACAGAGGGCTGGAAAACACAGATAGAGATCATCTCTCCCGCGCTGCCCAGTTCTGCAAGCTCCACTTGTCCACGCAGCCTGTGGCTAGGGCTGGGGG contains:
- the TNFRSF4 gene encoding tumor necrosis factor receptor superfamily member 4 isoform X1 translates to MRMFVESLRLSGPHSALLLLGLVLGAVAEHNCFGNTYPKDGKCCNDCPPGYGMESRCSRSHDTKCHQCPSGFYNEATNYEPCKPCTQCNQRSGSEPKRRCTPTQDTICSCKPGTEPRDGYKRGVGEPHGVGSMCMRDCAPCPPGHFSPGDDQACKPWTNCTLMGRRTMQPASKSSDAVCEDRSLPATLPWETQSPLTRPPTPQPTMAWPRTSQGPFTPPTEPPRGPQLAAVLGLGLGLLAPVAAALALLLHHRAWRLPPGGNSFRTPIQEEHADANSTLAKI
- the TNFRSF4 gene encoding tumor necrosis factor receptor superfamily member 4 isoform X3; this encodes MRMFVESLRLSGPHSALLLLGLVLGAVAEHNCFGNTYPKDGKCCNDCPPGYGMESRCSRSHDTKCHQCPSGFYNEATNYEPCKPCTQCNQRSGSEPKRRCTPTQDTICSCKPGTEPRDGYKRGVGEPHGVGSMCMRDCAPCPPGHFSPGDDQACKPWTNCTLMGRRTMQPASKSSDAVCEDRSLPATLPWETQSPLTRPPTPQPTMAWPRTSQGPFTPPTEPPRGGNSFRTPIQEEHADANSTLAKI
- the TNFRSF4 gene encoding tumor necrosis factor receptor superfamily member 4 isoform X2 encodes the protein MRMFVESLRLSGPHSALLLLGLVLGAVAEHNCFGNTYPKDGKCCNDCPPGYGMESRCSRSHDTKCHQCPSGFYNEATNYEPCKPCTQCNQRSGSEPKRRCTPTQDTICSCKPGTEPRDGYKRGVDCAPCPPGHFSPGDDQACKPWTNCTLMGRRTMQPASKSSDAVCEDRSLPATLPWETQSPLTRPPTPQPTMAWPRTSQGPFTPPTEPPRGPQLAAVLGLGLGLLAPVAAALALLLHHRAWRLPPGGNSFRTPIQEEHADANSTLAKI